Proteins encoded together in one Chitinophaga sp. LS1 window:
- a CDS encoding response regulator → MKCGKILVIDDDSEDMAIIREAMEMINADHVMMFAEGGEKALQLLDTRFSAEHIVPCLIVLDLNMPKMNGTQTLANLKADDRFRNIPVIIYSTSINPFEKAKCVTLGAHAYITKPVSVKESLETAQVFLNFCQAD, encoded by the coding sequence ATGAAATGTGGAAAAATACTGGTTATTGACGACGACTCTGAAGATATGGCTATTATCAGAGAAGCCATGGAAATGATCAATGCTGATCATGTGATGATGTTTGCCGAAGGTGGCGAAAAGGCCCTGCAATTGCTGGACACACGCTTTAGCGCAGAACACATAGTTCCTTGTCTGATCGTACTGGACCTGAACATGCCAAAGATGAACGGTACGCAGACACTGGCAAACCTGAAGGCAGATGACCGCTTCAGGAATATTCCTGTTATCATCTACTCTACTTCTATTAATCCTTTTGAAAAAGCGAAATGTGTCACCTTAGGTGCACATGCGTATATTACCAAACCTGTATCTGTCAAAGAAAGTCTGGAAACAGCGCAGGTGTTTCTGAATTTCTGCCAGGCAGATTGA
- a CDS encoding alpha/beta hydrolase family protein, giving the protein MIRLLFCLLLVQCAYAQQNSDSGYKKPLQDVLLDIQHRYGIKIRYTEAEVAGKYVTYADWRYRPDAEATLERVLAPLDLKVRKEKDKQYRLTNYEYYRWPVADGWAELDRIASQYHNEQEWENRKATLQPCILQALQLSPLPPKPASAPIITAERKFDGYTVRNIAIEILPGVYINGSLYAPAKSKGKIPVILNPDGHWKDQRYRPDCQYRCAALARMGAMAFSYDLFAWGESQLQFEEADHRRSLAMSVQALGTIRILDYLLSLKNADTSRVGITGGSGAGSHTVLMTAIDDRIKVSAPVVAISSYFYGGCPCESGMPIHGCGNRTDNVEIAAMAAPRPQLLVSDGGDWTDKMPEHDFPYLQKIYGYYGQTGKVSNVHLPAEGHDFGSNKRKAVYEFMAKYLQLNITAADETKITIEQPAAMYVFGEKGETLPAHAIHGFTQLEKLWNAPR; this is encoded by the coding sequence ATGATAAGATTGCTTTTCTGCCTGTTACTGGTACAATGTGCCTATGCACAGCAAAACTCTGACAGCGGATATAAGAAGCCCTTGCAGGATGTACTACTCGATATCCAGCACCGCTATGGTATTAAAATCCGATACACGGAGGCAGAGGTAGCCGGTAAGTATGTGACTTATGCGGACTGGCGGTATCGACCGGATGCAGAGGCGACGCTTGAACGTGTACTCGCACCACTCGATCTGAAAGTAAGAAAGGAAAAGGATAAGCAATACCGCCTTACCAATTATGAATACTATCGCTGGCCTGTTGCCGATGGTTGGGCAGAGCTGGACCGGATCGCTTCGCAATATCATAACGAACAGGAATGGGAAAACAGAAAAGCAACACTACAACCCTGTATCTTACAGGCATTACAATTGTCTCCATTACCACCTAAACCTGCATCAGCCCCGATCATTACTGCCGAAAGAAAGTTTGATGGATACACTGTACGTAACATTGCCATAGAAATACTGCCAGGTGTTTATATTAATGGTTCACTGTACGCACCTGCAAAAAGCAAAGGAAAGATCCCTGTGATCCTCAATCCCGACGGGCATTGGAAAGATCAGCGATACAGACCGGACTGTCAATATCGCTGTGCTGCCTTAGCACGCATGGGTGCTATGGCTTTCAGCTACGATCTATTTGCATGGGGTGAATCTCAGTTGCAATTTGAAGAAGCCGATCACCGTCGTAGTCTGGCCATGAGTGTACAGGCGCTTGGCACCATCAGGATACTCGATTATTTATTGTCTCTTAAAAATGCAGATACGAGTAGAGTCGGTATTACAGGTGGTTCAGGGGCAGGGAGTCATACGGTATTGATGACAGCTATTGATGACCGTATCAAAGTGAGTGCACCTGTAGTGGCCATCAGTTCTTATTTTTATGGTGGTTGCCCCTGCGAAAGTGGGATGCCCATACATGGTTGCGGGAATAGAACGGACAACGTAGAAATCGCTGCTATGGCAGCTCCCAGACCACAGTTGTTAGTCAGCGATGGCGGCGACTGGACAGATAAAATGCCCGAACACGACTTCCCTTACCTGCAAAAGATCTACGGCTACTACGGCCAGACCGGCAAAGTATCCAATGTACACCTGCCTGCAGAAGGCCATGACTTTGGTAGCAACAAGCGCAAAGCAGTATATGAATTTATGGCTAAATATCTACAACTTAATATTACCGCCGCAGACGAAACCAAAATAACTATTGAACAACCCGCCGCGATGTATGTGTTTGGAGAAAAAGGAGAAACACTCCCTGCGCATGCTATTCACGGATTTACGCAACTGGAAAAACTATGGAATGCGCCACGTTAA
- a CDS encoding alpha/beta hydrolase yields MASKTILFIHGMFQNPKSWSHWVDFFTERGYTCLAPPWPLHEGDPVSLREQPPAGLGELSLDTVVKAMEKVVATLAEKPVAIGHSVGGLIVQLLSEKNLIAGGVCIDSVAPNAMQTFDWGFFKNSTLIANPFKGDHPFIMDEQSFHESFANTMTDEGANAAFRAFATHDSRNVLRDCLGRAGHVDLDLPHFPLLFIGGSDDQIIPAELNKKNAKAYTDDKSITTFREFAHRGHFICGEPGWEEVATYAYQWIHANI; encoded by the coding sequence ATGGCATCTAAAACGATATTATTTATCCATGGAATGTTTCAAAACCCTAAAAGCTGGTCTCATTGGGTAGACTTCTTTACTGAAAGAGGCTACACCTGTTTAGCGCCTCCATGGCCGTTGCATGAAGGCGACCCTGTATCATTACGCGAGCAACCACCTGCAGGCCTTGGCGAACTGAGTCTCGACACCGTTGTTAAAGCAATGGAAAAGGTAGTTGCTACACTAGCGGAAAAACCTGTGGCTATCGGTCATTCTGTAGGTGGTCTGATTGTACAGTTACTATCAGAGAAAAATTTGATTGCAGGAGGTGTATGTATCGATTCTGTGGCCCCCAATGCCATGCAGACTTTTGACTGGGGATTTTTCAAAAACAGTACACTCATTGCCAATCCATTTAAAGGCGATCATCCTTTTATAATGGACGAACAATCCTTCCATGAATCATTTGCTAATACAATGACGGATGAAGGCGCTAATGCAGCCTTTCGTGCTTTTGCAACGCACGACAGCCGGAATGTATTGAGAGATTGTCTGGGCCGTGCCGGACATGTAGACCTGGATCTGCCGCATTTCCCTTTACTATTTATTGGTGGCAGCGATGACCAGATCATTCCTGCGGAACTGAATAAGAAGAATGCGAAGGCTTATACAGATGATAAGAGTATTACAACATTCCGGGAATTTGCGCACAGGGGGCATTTCATTTGCGGGGAACCGGGATGGGAAGAAGTGGCAACATATGCATATCAATGGATTCACGCAAATATCTAA
- a CDS encoding IS110 family transposase produces the protein MEQSHISFEQVVSRGCGLDVHQENVVATIRGNGLEEQTRTFSTFTSSLRDLVAWLEESGITHVAMESTGVYWKPVFNILEPHFELILVNARHIKYVPGHKTDRNDSAWIAKLLLSGLLKGSFIPPQYTRELRELYRYKRKVIGQRSSEYNRLQNILETANIKLSTVVSDVFGVSGWSMITAIIEGEQDPMILANLAKGRLKIKKQELILALEGHLNEHHRFMLSLSKTVILQLNDLLGQVDNRIDQYLKNGRKK, from the coding sequence ATGGAACAATCACATATCAGTTTTGAACAGGTTGTGAGTCGCGGCTGTGGCCTCGATGTTCACCAGGAGAATGTAGTAGCCACCATCAGAGGAAATGGGTTGGAAGAACAAACCCGCACTTTTAGCACTTTCACAAGTTCACTTAGGGACCTGGTAGCTTGGCTTGAAGAATCCGGCATTACACATGTCGCAATGGAGAGCACGGGGGTTTACTGGAAGCCTGTTTTTAATATACTGGAACCTCACTTTGAACTTATTCTGGTCAATGCCCGGCATATTAAATATGTGCCGGGGCATAAGACCGATCGCAATGACAGTGCCTGGATTGCAAAATTATTGCTAAGCGGGCTACTAAAGGGAAGTTTTATTCCACCGCAATACACTCGCGAATTACGGGAATTGTACCGATACAAACGTAAAGTAATAGGACAGCGGTCCAGTGAATATAACCGGTTACAGAACATTTTAGAGACAGCCAATATCAAATTGAGCACTGTAGTCAGTGATGTATTCGGTGTAAGTGGCTGGTCAATGATCACTGCCATTATTGAAGGAGAACAGGATCCTATGATATTGGCCAATTTGGCAAAAGGTAGGCTCAAAATCAAAAAACAAGAGCTTATTCTTGCATTAGAAGGCCATCTTAATGAGCATCACCGTTTTATGCTCAGCCTGTCTAAAACTGTTATTTTACAGCTAAATGACCTACTTGGTCAGGTGGATAACCGTATAGATCAGTACTTAAAAAATGGGAGGAAGAAGTAA
- a CDS encoding IS1182 family transposase → MLPHQQQLQLSSFSSLYDLIVPKGNLLRQINELIDFQFIYQELVNKYCLNNGRMAESPIRMFKYLLLKTIYTASDVDIVERSRYDMSFKYFLDMSPEEAVINPSSLTKFRKLRLKDTDLLNLLIGKTVSIALEKGIIKSKSIIVDATHSLSRSNPYSALDVLRERSKLLRKAVYAIDKDMKGHLPEKNTSNDLQDELIYCRELERRISSEQTLSSIPAVKEKLNLLKETLEDTEENHILSTDLDARIGHKSADSSFFGYKTHLAMTEERIITAAVVTSGEKGDGPELPKLLEISQNNGIEVDTIIGDSAYSGKENLKLKDNQGQNIQVVAKLNPSITQGFRKDEDKFDYNKDADMFVCPAGHMAIKKVRNGRKDVGTNQVDTYFFDIEKCKICALKDNCYKPEAKTKSYSVSIQSNLHQQQMIFQESEYYKEKARQRYKIEAKNSELKNVHGYNRAISYGIDSMQMQGALAIFTVNLKRIIKLNL, encoded by the coding sequence ATGTTACCTCATCAACAGCAACTTCAGCTTAGTTCTTTTTCGAGTCTTTACGATCTTATAGTACCTAAAGGCAATCTGCTCCGCCAGATTAACGAACTGATCGATTTTCAGTTTATTTATCAGGAACTGGTGAATAAGTATTGTTTGAATAATGGTCGCATGGCTGAAAGCCCGATCCGTATGTTCAAATACTTATTATTGAAAACGATCTATACTGCCTCAGACGTCGATATCGTTGAGCGTTCCCGTTATGATATGTCCTTCAAATACTTTCTTGATATGTCTCCCGAGGAAGCTGTTATCAACCCTAGTTCACTGACTAAATTTCGAAAGCTTCGCTTAAAAGACACAGACCTGTTAAATCTGCTGATTGGCAAAACTGTATCTATTGCTCTCGAAAAAGGAATTATTAAATCCAAATCGATCATTGTTGATGCCACCCATTCACTCTCCAGATCGAATCCTTATTCGGCCCTTGATGTGTTAAGAGAACGTTCAAAATTACTTCGCAAAGCAGTTTACGCCATAGATAAGGATATGAAGGGCCATCTGCCTGAGAAAAATACGTCGAATGATCTGCAGGATGAGCTGATTTATTGCAGAGAACTTGAGAGGCGTATTAGCTCAGAGCAGACTTTAAGTTCAATACCTGCGGTTAAAGAAAAGCTAAACCTGCTAAAGGAAACATTAGAGGATACGGAAGAAAACCACATACTCTCCACAGATCTGGACGCCAGGATCGGGCACAAATCTGCGGATAGTTCATTCTTTGGCTATAAGACACATCTTGCCATGACAGAAGAGCGTATCATAACCGCGGCGGTAGTCACATCAGGAGAAAAAGGTGATGGCCCGGAGTTGCCCAAACTTTTGGAGATCAGCCAGAACAATGGGATTGAAGTTGATACGATTATCGGTGATTCCGCATATTCGGGCAAAGAAAACCTTAAATTAAAAGATAACCAGGGTCAGAATATACAAGTGGTAGCAAAGCTGAACCCTTCCATTACCCAGGGCTTTAGAAAGGATGAGGATAAGTTTGATTATAATAAGGATGCCGATATGTTCGTTTGTCCGGCCGGTCATATGGCGATTAAAAAAGTCCGTAATGGCAGGAAGGATGTAGGTACTAATCAGGTAGATACCTATTTTTTTGACATTGAAAAATGTAAGATCTGCGCGCTGAAGGACAATTGTTATAAGCCTGAAGCAAAGACTAAAAGCTATTCTGTATCCATACAATCAAACTTACACCAGCAACAAATGATTTTTCAAGAAAGTGAATATTATAAAGAAAAGGCCAGACAGCGATATAAGATCGAGGCAAAAAACAGTGAGTTAAAGAATGTACATGGCTATAATCGGGCAATATCCTATGGGATTGATAGCATGCAAATGCAAGGTGCATTGGCGATCTTCACGGTAAATCTGAAAAGAATTATCAAACTAAACCTCTAA
- a CDS encoding alpha-L-arabinofuranosidase C-terminal domain-containing protein, producing MQRPLFTFIIALYSTATFAQRQKAISPDLFGIFFEDISYAADGGLYAELIQNRSFEYTGSDHRGWNPMTAWEYTPKGFAYGKISVETKSPLNENNPHYVVLDIQDAGQEGLGLTNYGFNGISVKEGEQYDVSFFANRLAGNAMPVTVSLRNKKGDIYGETTFDIKDKNWQKYAASITVNKSDDSACVVIIAKGIGELALDQVSLFPKKTFKDRPNGMRADLGQAIADLHPKFMRFPGGCLVHGDGIANIYNWKNTIGPLEARVDQRNIWNYHQSMGLGYFEYFRFCEDIGAKPVPILAAAVSCQNSGGTWAIGGTGQKGIPMQDMQAYIQDVLDLIEFANGPVTSAWGARRAAAGHPEPFHLEYVGIGNEDKMTPGFEERFTMIYNVVKAKHPEITVIGTAGPFSEGEDYEKGWEIVNKLKVPVVDEHYYNDPEWFLKNNLRYDKYDRKKAKVYVGEYASKGNRFINAISEAAYMTSLERNGDVVHMASYAPLLAKKGNTNWNPDLIYFDNTGVYPTVNYYVQQLFSANTGDVYISDVVTFDRKKDSTLAASCVKDTKTGDIIVKIVNAGGTDAKVNVNLKAFGALQSKANVTILKEDRGVPVSIETALTKGSMTLDALSMQVIRFHRK from the coding sequence ATGCAACGTCCATTATTTACATTTATCATCGCCCTTTATTCCACGGCTACCTTTGCCCAACGGCAGAAGGCTATCAGTCCTGACCTATTCGGTATCTTCTTTGAAGACATCAGCTATGCTGCTGATGGGGGATTGTATGCAGAACTCATCCAGAACCGTTCTTTTGAATATACAGGATCGGACCATAGAGGATGGAATCCAATGACAGCATGGGAGTACACACCCAAAGGATTTGCTTACGGCAAAATATCGGTGGAAACGAAGTCTCCACTCAATGAAAATAATCCGCATTATGTAGTACTGGATATCCAGGATGCAGGACAGGAAGGTCTTGGATTAACTAACTACGGTTTTAATGGTATTTCTGTAAAAGAAGGCGAACAGTACGATGTATCGTTTTTCGCAAATAGACTTGCTGGCAATGCCATGCCTGTCACTGTAAGTCTCCGCAACAAAAAAGGAGATATTTACGGCGAAACCACTTTCGATATAAAAGATAAAAACTGGCAGAAATATGCCGCCAGTATTACGGTGAATAAAAGCGATGACAGCGCCTGTGTGGTGATCATCGCAAAAGGTATTGGCGAACTGGCATTGGATCAGGTGTCGCTTTTTCCAAAGAAAACATTCAAGGACAGGCCAAACGGGATGAGGGCTGACCTGGGACAGGCGATTGCAGATCTGCACCCGAAATTTATGCGCTTTCCCGGTGGATGCCTGGTACATGGAGATGGTATCGCAAACATTTACAACTGGAAAAATACCATTGGTCCTTTAGAAGCACGTGTTGATCAGCGCAACATCTGGAACTATCACCAGTCAATGGGATTGGGTTATTTTGAATATTTCCGGTTCTGTGAAGACATTGGTGCTAAACCCGTACCTATCCTGGCTGCTGCTGTGAGTTGCCAGAATTCCGGCGGTACCTGGGCGATTGGTGGCACAGGTCAGAAAGGTATTCCTATGCAGGATATGCAGGCATATATCCAGGATGTATTGGATCTGATAGAATTTGCAAATGGTCCCGTTACTTCTGCCTGGGGAGCCAGGCGCGCTGCTGCAGGTCATCCGGAGCCATTCCACCTGGAATACGTTGGTATTGGTAATGAAGATAAAATGACCCCAGGTTTTGAAGAACGCTTCACCATGATTTATAATGTTGTGAAAGCAAAGCATCCGGAAATTACAGTAATTGGTACAGCTGGTCCTTTCTCTGAAGGTGAAGATTATGAGAAAGGATGGGAGATCGTAAACAAACTGAAAGTACCGGTAGTAGATGAGCATTATTATAATGACCCTGAATGGTTCCTGAAGAATAATCTTCGCTATGATAAGTATGACAGGAAAAAAGCAAAAGTGTATGTTGGCGAATATGCTTCTAAAGGCAACAGGTTTATCAACGCTATCTCTGAAGCTGCTTATATGACCAGTCTGGAAAGAAACGGTGATGTGGTACACATGGCTTCTTATGCACCACTGCTGGCAAAGAAAGGAAATACCAACTGGAATCCGGACCTGATTTATTTTGACAATACAGGTGTATATCCAACGGTGAACTACTATGTACAGCAGCTGTTTTCTGCGAATACAGGAGATGTATATATCAGTGATGTAGTGACCTTTGATCGTAAGAAGGATTCTACGCTGGCAGCATCCTGTGTGAAGGATACAAAGACAGGAGATATCATTGTAAAGATTGTAAATGCGGGTGGTACAGACGCTAAAGTAAATGTCAATCTGAAAGCTTTTGGTGCATTGCAATCAAAGGCAAATGTGACAATATTGAAAGAAGACAGGGGCGTGCCTGTTTCTATTGAAACAGCATTAACAAAAGGAAGTATGACGCTGGATGCACTGAGTATGCAGGTGATACGATTCCACAGGAAATAG
- a CDS encoding helix-turn-helix domain-containing protein, with protein MSELKVILKELGGKIKAIRKQKKMTQLDLEVSSGVHAGDISKIENGMKNPAATTLIKLAAALEVELNEFYPIRRIEN; from the coding sequence ATGTCTGAACTAAAAGTAATATTAAAAGAGCTCGGCGGAAAGATCAAAGCAATTCGTAAGCAGAAAAAAATGACCCAGCTGGATCTCGAAGTTTCTTCCGGTGTACATGCCGGAGATATTTCGAAAATAGAAAATGGCATGAAAAATCCCGCTGCGACTACGCTCATCAAATTAGCCGCTGCACTCGAAGTTGAGCTGAATGAATTTTACCCCATCAGGAGAATTGAAAATTAA
- a CDS encoding RNA polymerase sigma-70 factor translates to MTLLPESRQQDLSFHDLRLESNFETFFKALYPQLCVYCKIKYNFNVHLAEDIVNTSFSKLWEARHTLNPTLSAKAYLFKIVNNQCLNTLKHQKVQDQYTQAQLNIADPLSATDDLDLKQLRDAINMAIAELPDQMRKIFELNRHDGLKYTEIAALLHLSVKTVETQMSRALLKLRKKLAAFIR, encoded by the coding sequence ATGACTTTACTACCCGAAAGCCGCCAGCAAGACCTTTCATTCCATGACCTCCGCCTGGAATCCAACTTTGAAACCTTCTTCAAGGCTCTTTACCCTCAACTCTGCGTATACTGCAAAATCAAATACAACTTCAACGTGCACCTCGCCGAAGACATCGTAAATACCTCCTTCTCCAAACTATGGGAAGCCCGCCATACCCTCAACCCGACCCTCTCGGCCAAAGCATATCTCTTCAAAATCGTTAACAACCAATGCCTTAACACCCTCAAACACCAAAAGGTACAGGATCAGTATACCCAGGCCCAGCTCAATATAGCTGATCCTTTGTCCGCCACGGACGATCTCGACCTCAAACAACTCCGCGACGCCATCAACATGGCCATTGCCGAACTACCTGACCAGATGCGAAAAATATTTGAACTCAACCGCCACGACGGACTTAAATACACCGAAATAGCCGCACTACTACATCTATCTGTCAAAACTGTAGAAACCCAGATGAGCCGGGCACTGCTCAAACTCAGGAAAAAACTGGCCGCCTTTATCCGCTAA